The genomic stretch TTTAACAATAGTCTTCTTTCATCAGGTTTGATTTGGTAATAATATCAAATAATAAGAAAGAGAAACTTGCATCTGGCTTGTTGAGTCCATTTCTTGCCCATTTGAAGACCGCCCAGGATCAGATTGACAAGGGGGGCTATTCCATAATCCTTGAACCAGACCCACAAGTTGGTGCAGCATGGTTCACAAAACTAACTGTGGAGAGGTAAGGAAAAATTCTATGAGGTTTGCACCCTCACAAAAGTTCCTATGTAATAAGTAATAACTATTTTTTCCTTCGTTATTTGTGTAATCTATATATACTCCATGATATAGCAGCAGCATGTGGTTGAAAGTTAACTGAGTCAAACATtgagctttgatatttacagatTTGTTCGTTTTGTGAGCCAACCTGAGGTTCTGGAGCGTGTGACTACTATAGAGTCTGAAATCTTGCAGATTGAGAATGCAATTGCCATCCAGGGCAATGATAATTTTGGCTTGAGAACTGTATGTCGATTTGGTCATTTTATGTTATCATTAAAACTTGTATGgcaatctgtttttttttttggcaggTGGCTGATCAACCGATTAAACCAGTAGAGTCCACTCGAGGTACCTTAGGCCGAACTAATGAATTCATTTACCTTAGAGATTCATTCCTTGTTAACTAGActctttttagttaaaaaaaatacatttatcTAGGTGACTAGATATCTCTAAATTTTcctcttagaatttttttttttcccgaAAGGGATTGCGATGTCGGTCTATGGAATCATGGGCTTACTAATCAGCATAGTTACCTGATGTACAATTTTGTGCAGTGTAGGTAGCATTTATGTCCATTTCAACAAAGTTGGAGGTGCCAACTGTGTTGGATTCGTTTTGGCGTGGTTTGGCTTGTTCGTGCAGTGCCTGACACTGCTGACCCTTGGATCATGTTTGGCATTGGGTCGCAATCTCTGTGCTTGATCCACCCACCATATTTTTCTATATAAATTATAATAGTAGATCTTGTTATTGAATGTTTTCAATAATtagtaaaaatataatttataatggtatttattctatttttggatTTTTAGTAGAACtagaataattaaatttaaaaaaaaaaacttgtctgACTCAACCCAACCTTGCATTTGTGGTGAGTTGGATCCTAAGTAATTGGGTCTGAGATAGGCACGGCTTGAACTGTTGTTGTCTGGGACTGACCTGACGCATATTTTCATGGCTTGAAATGAAGCTGACACCTCCAGGCATAGTGAGTATTTTCTTTAGGTATTTCCTTGGAATAAATCATTCATCTCTCCATTGGACAGGAAGATGAACTTCCAAGTAAATATCACACATTGATTATCTCCTTTCAAGGGTGTGCTGACACATGTATTGTGTGTGTTAACATTGCCTTGGTCTTTACCATCAAACTTGATTTTTATAAGAGTTAGGCGTTTGAATTACTTATTTTCCTTGTTGATCCTCATCATAAAATTTACCAATCGTGCTTCCATTTTGATTCAGATTGGTTCCACTACTCTTGGATATTCTAACATGCTACTATTTCTTGATTTTGGCTAGGCGTGAAGACTTCAGTTGGTATTGATGCAGAAAAGGCAATAGTTCTATACAAGGTATGGTTTGATGCAACCACACACATCTTTTCTCCATGATATCCATGTGCATACGAAATAGTTGTATGGATTAGAAGAGCAAATACAAAAGTTAATCCCTCTATTTAATAAATATTGATAAAATAACATATGATACATCACCAAATTGTCACTAAAGATCAACAAAGATAAAATTTTGATATGTCATATTGAGattagtattttctttttcttcttattttgaaCTCTTAGAACGTATATCAACATTCATCTACTAAAGTGCATCAGAAAATTGAGATTTCAGAAAGTATCTGAATATTCAAGAAATGTGTGTCAGTATGAACTTGACAGATCACATTTTTTTTAAATGCAACCGCCCACTTTTCTACCAACAAATATATATTTGTGTATATATACCTAGTGTTCTTCTTTCAGATGCGTTTCTTTTGCAGCCTGGATCACAGCCGAATCTACCAGAATCAAATGGATCCATCACACAGGAGAACTCCAAGTATGAGCTACTTAAATTGCGCTTACATTTTGCTGTCCTTTTGACTACATTTTACTTGTACTCCAACAGTGGTAGGAGCTTTGCCAAAGGTATGATGGTAAACTATGTTGCCTTGTCATCCAATGTATTGATTTGgatcacaaaataatatataacagATAAGAAAAGAAGGCACATAGTTTAATATCATGATCATAATGTCAATAGCCCCCACGACAGTTGGTGCATGCAAAGATGTTGTTGCCAATAGGTCTGGGGTCGATTTCCAATGGGTGCGGAATGCCCTATTGGTTGCCTCAATCCCTCTTTGCATGCGCTGTTGTTGCTGGGCGAATTTACCTCCCTTATGGGGGGCCACCTTGGAGGGGCCGCCGAGGTGAGGGTTTCACCTTTGCTCACAATGATCATAATGTCAATAGAAGAATAAATCTGTTCCACCAGTAGTTTAATATCTTCTGTGAATTTATTAACTGCTATAAGACGGGTTTTATCTGGTAGTATTTTGGTTATCTTCACTAAATTGTATGAGAATTTTAGCATTATACCTTGCTTAATTTTTCTGCAGAGTTCAACTTCTGAGGGTGCTTGAGACCCGCAAAATGATTTTACGGAAAGAACAGGGAATGGCATTTGCACGAACTGAAGCAGCTGGCTTTGACATGGATAAATTGGTAGATTTGATATCATTTGCTGAGAGTTTTGGTGCCTCACGTTTAAAGTAAGTTTTGCCTCTGTTGAGCAGTATCTTTGTGCGATACTGCCGATTTGTAATTCCAATTCTTCCATCTTTTAAATAGGGAGGCCTGCATAGGATTAAGGGAGCTATGGAAGAAGAAGCATGATACTGGACAATGGTTTGAAGTTGAAGCAGCAGCTGCAATGTCCATTCAGCCAGAATTTTCTACCTTGAATGCATCAGGCATTGTGTTTGCAGCAGATGCTATGACACAAAAAGATTATGTGGATCCACGCTCTCTTTCTGGTGGTGATATGGTACTCGACATTGATGGAAAATCTGGTACTTAATCTAAACATGCAATCTGCAATTATTTGTGAATTTAATATGGCATAGAAAGAAAATGTTATGATATTTTGTTGTGTGGAAAATTTTCTGAGAATATATTTTGACGTGGTAAATATTTGTTTCTTTTGCTCAGATAAACACCTTCCTGAAGATGCACAGGTGCCTGTAGGACACCAGGAACATTTTCATGGCCAATTTCAGCATCCAACTTATCCACAATGGCCTTTGCCACCTCCACCAGGTCATCCTGGCTTTCAATCTTATACCGTGCAGGGAATGCCTTGCTATCAAAACTACCCAGGGAACATCCCATATTTCCATCCTCCCTACCATTCAGCAGAGGATTCGAGGTTGAGTAATTCTCACAGAAAGGGATCGAAAAGGCAGTCCATGGATGATAAACATACTGACACTAGGGGAAGGAGCACAAGATCACACAATGATACAGATCAAAATACTTCAGATTCTGACAAGGATGGTTCTCATGGCCATAAATCTCATAGAAGAGTTGTTAAGTCAGGAAATAAAAAGTCTAATATAGTTATCACTGCAAACCTAAATGATATCAGCTCCAAGAAGCATGGTGTAGGACAATCTGAAAGCGAATCACAATCTACATCTGAATCTGAAGCTGAAGATTTACAATCTGATATGCAAGAAAGCAAGCACAAGCACTTTGCTGAGACTTCCAAGAAAGAAGTTGGTCAAATTAAAACTGCACAGTATTCAGATGCCTATAGCAATGACAAAGTTGCAGATGGAGAGGAGACAGATTCTGGAAATTGGCAAGCATTTCAGAAATTCTTACTAAGAGCTGAAGAAAAATCAAGAAGAGTTGAAGAAAGCATGTTTGCAGGAGGAAAAGAGCCTCCAAGGAGAAACCAGATCAGGGATGAAGCTGATATGACTTGTCCTACTGAGTGTGGTGATTCTTGTGACCGCACAatgagatttgatttagctaatggGAAGGCTACACGAATGAAACAGGTAGCTTTTGAAGATCCGTCGTTAGTTTCACATAATGGTAGAGTGTCAGTGGATCACCACTTCAAGGAAATAGAAAAGAAAGGAGTATATAGGCGAATGAGCAATGATGAATTTCTGGtaaatggaaaagaaaaacaattgaATAGTATGAGATATTCTGGTGCATACACTGATCATGCATATGTGCATAATGCTATTACATTGAAGAACTCTTTAAATGACATGCCAGATGAGTCCTTCGTGCTTCCTCATAGGTCAGTTTCACGGGATATTGGGTCAGACATCACTGCTATCCATATGGATTCTGAATTTTCTTTATccttcagcaaagctcaagagtcatctaataaaatcaaaagTCAAATTAGTTACGAACCAGAAGATGTCTCCTTGGTTACTGAACGTGGAAGGGAGATGGTATCTGTACCGCATCATCCGGCAACTGATTTTGATATCCGAATTCCTGTTCGAAATTCAGTCAAGTTACAAGTGCCTAACCCAGAGAATCCCTTAATTAATCCGAAAATAAAGAAATCGGACAAGGATAACTTCAAAGCCTCAAAGGACAGTGTGGAAAAAATGAGAAAAGATGCACTGTCGAAGAACAGGTCTTCATCTTCGAGGCTTAATCCATTAACTGAAGCACAAAAACGTGCAGAAAAGTTGCGTTCCTACAAAGCTGACCTTCAGAAAGTGAAAAGAGAAAGGGTAGTTACCATTTCATCTTATGTTAGCTAAATGGTACTTAGAATTGCTTAGGCATGAATATCTGACATGTTTATGGATCTAGGATTCTAAGTGATTGAAACAATtgttttctatagtttttactaCATTCACTGTGTTGTTTTGATTCAGAGTGCTGTTGGTGTGGGAGTGTATCCACATCAATATAAAGAGGATTGATAACAGAAGGATAACATCAAGTAGCTGACCACAAATAGTTGGTTCTAatacaacttatgatataatgagcTTTCGATTAATGTGTGTTATGTAAGTCTccaacaaacaaaagaaaagatagAGATAACTTTTAGTTAATAAAAGCTGTAGATTTTACAGCCTTAGTTTATGCCAAATTCTCTTTAGCAAAGTTCTTTATGAATCAATTTTCCTATAGTAGTTCAAATTGGGGTTAAAAGTTGAAACTATGTTCCACAATCCATTACTAGAAGATCTATGCATTGTCCTAAGTTTAATGTTATAGATTTAAGTTATAACTTATTGAATATTACTACATGAAATAAATGCTTACTAGTGGATAATGATTTGGCTTATATAGAGTTTGTTTACCTTTCTACGTAGTTGACTTGGGCAACTTTTTTACTtttaggaagaagaagagaaaaaacgtTTGGAAGCTTTAAAAAGAGAGAGACAAAAGAGAATAGCTGCAAG from Zingiber officinale cultivar Zhangliang chromosome 5B, Zo_v1.1, whole genome shotgun sequence encodes the following:
- the LOC121985671 gene encoding COP1-interacting protein 7-like, which gives rise to MRSETRLDSVVFQLTPTRTRFDLVIISNNKKEKLASGLLSPFLAHLKTAQDQIDKGGYSIILEPDPQVGAAWFTKLTVERFVRFVSQPEVLERVTTIESEILQIENAIAIQGNDNFGLRTVADQPIKPVESTRGVKTSVGIDAEKAIVLYKPGSQPNLPESNGSITQENSKVQLLRVLETRKMILRKEQGMAFARTEAAGFDMDKLVDLISFAESFGASRLKEACIGLRELWKKKHDTGQWFEVEAAAAMSIQPEFSTLNASGIVFAADAMTQKDYVDPRSLSGGDMVLDIDGKSDKHLPEDAQVPVGHQEHFHGQFQHPTYPQWPLPPPPGHPGFQSYTVQGMPCYQNYPGNIPYFHPPYHSAEDSRLSNSHRKGSKRQSMDDKHTDTRGRSTRSHNDTDQNTSDSDKDGSHGHKSHRRVVKSGNKKSNIVITANLNDISSKKHGVGQSESESQSTSESEAEDLQSDMQESKHKHFAETSKKEVGQIKTAQYSDAYSNDKVADGEETDSGNWQAFQKFLLRAEEKSRRVEESMFAGGKEPPRRNQIRDEADMTCPTECGDSCDRTMRFDLANGKATRMKQVAFEDPSLVSHNGRVSVDHHFKEIEKKGVYRRMSNDEFLVNGKEKQLNSMRYSGAYTDHAYVHNAITLKNSLNDMPDESFVLPHRSVSRDIGSDITAIHMDSEFSLSFSKAQESSNKIKSQISYEPEDVSLVTERGREMVSVPHHPATDFDIRIPVRNSVKLQVPNPENPLINPKIKKSDKDNFKASKDSVEKMRKDALSKNRSSSSRLNPLTEAQKRAEKLRSYKADLQKVKREREEEEKKRLEALKRERQKRIAARSNAATTKLPLTAQQTKARSLTKTLPNPYKSSKFSDSDPVNSSLLHKFPIRTSSTGAIVSQKATKPSRLNGSKHGITRSTSSLPVSRKQGLMAEARADSLRMKRLSDPKSSYNQHPSLVKANRFRKQSSPDESQKKITAIMQLDKRKTATLPELKIQTPKTSDRIGKESTSKGSMQKGTGSKPPQTFGCSKEKLSSDNQPSNSDENLVIEKTVVMLENNVVTALVASQGGKMLDTKERSHGNESDRRRTMIHPPPSSLVSAKLEGAGKLDGKLSSFEVVSRSRNEPQKFSKLTEPEKSYQVPYARGTSLDDPVGTHLGYDGGKKTVQESVTSFEKLTLGNHLETCEEPVSQEKKGFIKLLKFGRKRHNLLGESTDGLDVSSVDEQTVATGSPNAGNLLKNLISQDGNHTGSTPSKASRSFSLLSPFRSKSSDKKPAEP